The following proteins are co-located in the Lentibacillus sp. JNUCC-1 genome:
- the fadH gene encoding 2,4-dienoyl-CoA reductase codes for MKGEVVIITGGSSGMGKAMAKRCAEEGANVVITGRNHEKLQEAKAEMDEVAIGEVAIVQMDVRRSDDVDRMVQTAVEKFGTIDHLVNNAAGNFVVAAEDLSVNGWNSVIDIVLNGTFYCSRAVANYWIKEQKQGHILNMVATYAWDAGAGVVHNAAAKAGVLSMTRTLAVEWGSKYGIRVNAIAPGPIERTGGAEKLALSEEMAERTRLSVPLKRYGTPEEIAGLAHFLMSKDAAYINGEVVTMDGGQWLNQFPF; via the coding sequence TTGAAGGGAGAAGTGGTTATTATCACTGGAGGTTCCAGTGGTATGGGGAAGGCGATGGCGAAGCGGTGTGCTGAAGAAGGCGCGAATGTTGTGATTACTGGCCGCAATCACGAAAAGCTTCAGGAAGCCAAAGCTGAAATGGATGAGGTTGCCATTGGAGAAGTTGCAATCGTACAAATGGATGTGCGCCGTTCAGATGATGTTGACCGCATGGTACAAACGGCAGTCGAGAAGTTTGGCACAATTGACCATCTGGTGAATAATGCAGCAGGCAATTTTGTCGTTGCGGCTGAAGATCTTTCTGTGAATGGATGGAATTCTGTCATTGATATTGTGCTGAACGGTACATTTTATTGCAGTAGAGCTGTCGCTAATTACTGGATTAAAGAACAAAAGCAAGGTCATATTCTAAATATGGTTGCAACTTATGCGTGGGACGCCGGTGCGGGTGTTGTCCATAATGCTGCTGCCAAAGCAGGTGTTCTGAGCATGACCCGAACACTAGCGGTAGAATGGGGAAGTAAATATGGCATTCGTGTTAACGCCATCGCACCTGGACCGATTGAACGGACAGGCGGTGCCGAAAAACTTGCTCTTTCAGAAGAAATGGCCGAACGTACGCGTCTCTCTGTGCCATTAAAACGTTATGGCACACCTGAAGAAATAGCCGGCTTGGCCCATTTTCTAATGTCAAAAGACGCTGCCTATATCAATGGGGAAGTTGTCACAATGGACGGCGGACAATGGCTCAACCAATTTCCGTTTTAA
- a CDS encoding metallophosphoesterase family protein, whose protein sequence is MTHNRILAISDIHGALDMFEVLLEKVSYDPAQDQLILLGDYVDRGPNACGVINKVMSLKEEGAIVLRGNHDDMLVTTVEEEPGAWERWSRNGAKETLLSYEPDMDQLHLPDSELFKKHVAFLKQLDYYYETDTHIFVHAGVVPGLPLEETDPFDLVWIRESFFQKYKGDKIVVFGHTPTPILHQKQNRYDVFVGENNIVGIDGGAVYGGQLNCLELPGNKTYSVRNDGR, encoded by the coding sequence GTGACTCATAATAGAATACTGGCAATTAGTGATATACATGGTGCACTTGACATGTTTGAGGTCCTTTTGGAGAAGGTGTCCTATGACCCTGCTCAGGATCAGTTGATTTTATTGGGAGATTATGTAGATCGCGGCCCTAATGCGTGTGGTGTTATCAATAAAGTTATGTCGTTGAAAGAGGAAGGGGCCATTGTTCTCAGGGGGAACCATGATGACATGCTTGTCACAACAGTTGAGGAAGAGCCTGGTGCATGGGAAAGGTGGAGCAGAAACGGCGCCAAAGAAACGTTGTTAAGTTATGAACCAGATATGGATCAACTGCATTTACCAGATTCAGAACTGTTTAAAAAACATGTCGCATTCCTTAAGCAGCTTGACTATTACTATGAAACTGACACACATATCTTTGTCCATGCAGGTGTGGTTCCAGGTCTCCCCTTAGAAGAAACAGATCCATTTGATCTTGTATGGATACGCGAGTCTTTCTTTCAGAAATACAAGGGCGATAAAATCGTCGTATTTGGACATACACCAACACCAATCCTTCATCAAAAACAAAACCGATACGATGTGTTCGTAGGCGAAAATAACATCGTTGGCATTGACGGTGGGGCGGTGTATGGAGGCCAGCTTAATTGTTTAGAGTTGCCTGGGAATAAAACATATTCAGTTCGGAATGATGGACGTTAG
- a CDS encoding DUF2188 domain-containing protein: MNTYTVVPNVDATAWIVKLEDVAPEKEYESEDKAVAAAEEMAQANSPSMVQILDKYHKVTDEKRF, translated from the coding sequence ATGAATACGTACACAGTTGTGCCAAATGTAGATGCAACCGCTTGGATTGTAAAGCTTGAGGATGTTGCGCCAGAAAAAGAATATGAATCTGAAGATAAAGCTGTTGCTGCAGCAGAAGAAATGGCTCAGGCCAATAGTCCAAGTATGGTTCAAATTTTGGACAAGTACCATAAAGTTACAGATGAAAAAAGGTTTTAA
- a CDS encoding fructose bisphosphate aldolase, with protein sequence MEQKQFDKIKNGNGFIAALDQSGGSTPKALAAYGVPESSYSSEDEMFDLVHEMRTRIITSPAFNPDHILGAILFEQTMDSKIEGKYTGDYLWDEKGIVPFIKVDKGLADEEKGVQLMKPNPGLDDLLKRANERNMFGTKMRSVIKEPNKDGIKDVVDQQFDVGKQIIEAGLVPIIEPEVDINSDLKESIEEMLRDEILKHLNTLKEDQLVMLKLTIPSKANLYKTLIDHPNVVRVVALSGGYSRDEANEMLKKNDGLIASFSRALSQDLNADQSDEAFNAELEKAVLSIYNASI encoded by the coding sequence ATGGAGCAAAAACAATTTGACAAAATTAAAAATGGAAATGGATTTATAGCAGCGTTGGACCAAAGCGGTGGCAGTACACCGAAAGCACTCGCCGCATATGGTGTTCCGGAAAGTTCTTATTCAAGTGAAGATGAAATGTTTGATCTTGTCCACGAGATGCGAACACGAATCATCACCTCCCCTGCATTCAATCCAGACCACATCCTCGGAGCTATTTTATTTGAACAAACGATGGATAGTAAGATTGAAGGTAAATACACAGGAGACTACCTTTGGGATGAGAAAGGCATTGTTCCTTTCATCAAAGTGGACAAAGGTCTTGCTGATGAAGAAAAAGGGGTTCAGCTCATGAAACCGAACCCTGGTCTTGATGATCTTCTGAAACGTGCCAATGAACGCAATATGTTTGGCACGAAAATGCGGTCGGTCATTAAGGAACCTAACAAAGATGGCATAAAAGATGTCGTGGATCAGCAATTTGACGTCGGCAAACAAATCATTGAAGCTGGACTCGTACCGATCATTGAACCAGAAGTGGACATTAATAGTGATCTCAAAGAATCGATTGAAGAAATGCTTAGAGATGAGATTCTCAAGCATCTGAATACGTTAAAAGAGGATCAGCTTGTTATGCTGAAGTTAACCATTCCATCAAAAGCAAATCTTTATAAAACACTTATCGACCACCCAAATGTTGTGCGAGTTGTCGCGCTATCAGGCGGCTACAGCCGTGACGAAGCGAATGAAATGCTCAAAAAGAATGATGGCCTGATTGCCAGCTTTTCAAGAGCATTGAGCCAGGACCTGAACGCGGACCAGTCTGATGAAGCATTTAACGCTGAACTAGAAAAGGCTGTTCTTTCCATTTATAATGCATCAATTTAA
- a CDS encoding methyltransferase domain-containing protein yields MNARDKWNVKHEEILKDGTKLSPNERLVSWKDYLTGGTALDLAAGLGANSTFLTGLGYEVEAWDLSDVAVRHMQLLKSQQNLSVYPIITDLENINALPSRENNYDLVISTYYLDRSLFPFMTMSLKSGGYLFFETYYKTHDESSQTPINEKFLLKPNELLEIFRGWDILYFQMNEQTTQQTIFCRKP; encoded by the coding sequence TTGAACGCACGTGATAAATGGAATGTAAAGCATGAAGAGATACTGAAGGATGGCACCAAGTTGTCCCCGAACGAGCGGCTTGTCAGTTGGAAGGATTATTTAACCGGCGGGACTGCACTTGATTTGGCAGCAGGATTGGGAGCTAACAGTACATTTTTAACTGGATTAGGGTATGAGGTTGAAGCGTGGGATCTATCTGACGTTGCTGTTCGTCATATGCAACTGCTAAAATCCCAACAAAATTTGTCTGTGTATCCAATCATAACTGATTTGGAAAACATAAATGCGCTTCCTTCCAGAGAGAACAACTACGATCTGGTTATATCAACATATTACCTCGATCGGTCCCTCTTCCCTTTTATGACAATGAGCCTTAAATCAGGTGGATATTTATTTTTTGAAACGTATTATAAGACGCATGATGAGTCCTCACAAACGCCCATTAATGAAAAATTCTTGCTCAAGCCGAATGAGTTGCTCGAAATCTTTCGTGGCTGGGATATTTTATATTTTCAGATGAATGAACAAACAACTCAGCAAACCATTTTCTGCCGCAAACCATAA